A window from Eubalaena glacialis isolate mEubGla1 chromosome 1, mEubGla1.1.hap2.+ XY, whole genome shotgun sequence encodes these proteins:
- the LOC133090827 gene encoding LOW QUALITY PROTEIN: macrophage migration inhibitory factor-like (The sequence of the model RefSeq protein was modified relative to this genomic sequence to represent the inferred CDS: deleted 2 bases in 1 codon) yields the protein MPIFLVNTNVPRASVPDGLLSELTQQLAQATGKPAPYIAVHVVPDQLMAFGGSSEPCALCSLHSIGKIGGAQNRSYSKLLCGLLAERLRISPDRIYISYYDVNAANVGWNGSTFACVSRPGLPCPRPAACARFSARPAPATPPTGTEK from the exons ATGCCGATATTCCTGGTGAACACCAACGTGCCA CGCGCCTCTGTGCCGGACGGGCTCCTCTCCGAGCTCACCCAGCAGCTGGCGCAGGCCACGGGCAAGCCCGCGCCGTACATCGCGGTGCACGTGGTGCCGGACCAACTCATGGCCTTCGGGGGCTCCAGCGAGCCGTGCGCGCTCTGCAGCCTGCACAGCATCGGCAAGATCGGCGGCGCGCAGAACCGCTCCTACAGCAAGCTGCTGTGCGGCCTCCTGGCCGAACGCCTGCGCATCAGCCCGGACAGGATCTACATCAGCTACTACGACGTGAACGCGGCTAACGTGGGCTGGAACGGCTCCACCTTCGCCTGTGTGTCGCGCCCCGGACTCCCCTGCCCGCGGCCTGCAGCCTGCGCGCGGTTTTctgcccgccccgccccagcGACCCCACCTACCGGGACGGAGAAATAA